The bacterium genomic sequence CCAGGTAGGCCGGATGGCGAATGACCGCGTGCAGCCCGCGGCTGACAAGGGCATGACCTTCCCGTCTCTCCACATCAGTGGAGAAGAAGCCGGCAAGCTCCGAAACGCCTCGTATCCGGATGATGCACCCGCATACAAACAAGATGAGCCCGACCGCGAAGAACTGCCGCGCGACCGGCGCCCGAGAAAAGAAGGCGACGACCAAGGGGACATATATGGAGAGCATTCCGGGAATCGTCACGGCGTAGAAAGTCCAGTCGCGGCTGGCGACTCTGACCTTCGCTCTCGTCCGAGCGAGTGTCGCGACCTCAAGGAATCCGTACGCCGCCACAAACGCTACGAGGATCAGGACATGCCTATGCGGGTACATCACCCACCCTCTGCTCGCCGCCATGTATGCGTACCCGTCCGGTCACGGCACATTTGGCTCCTTCGCCCCTTCGTCGGCCACGCTCCCTTAGTGCACGTGGACGTATCTGCGGTCGCATCGATGAGACGGTGCTCGATCATCAGCGGCGCGACCGATAGGAACGGCTTCCTGCTCATGCTTCTGCCTTTCCAGCTCCCGCCTTTCCGCCTGCATACTACCTCGCCGAACGGTGTTCGATCCCGCGAACCAATGTGCAGTCCACGCCCTGCCATCGTCAGCGCGACCGTGGTGGTCAATGACCGCCGCTCCATGTTCTGGGATAATCGATGTTGGGGAGTGGCTTGTAGTGGGGAAGGGCGACCTTGACGGTCAGGACGCCGGTCTTGCCCGCCGAGCCGGATACACCGGTAACCACTGCGTTGCCGTCTGCGTCAAGAGCGACCGCGTTTGCTTGCTCATCGGTTCCGGGGAGATACCCGCTGCCGGGCAGGAAAGTAGCGAACTGCCCCCGGAAGTAACGCCAGAGCAGACACTGACGCTTGCCCTCAACATCCTCTGAGCCAACGCCGAGAATCCCGCCGTCGCGTCCCGTGACAACGGCCATGCAGACCGCATTCGGCGCGGTCGGATAGCGCAGATCGTGCAAGACCGCGGTCCCGTAATAGTTCCGGGAGTACTCAACGAGGTGACTAGACGTTCCTGAGGTGTCCTGCGTGGTAACGACCAGGAAAAGGCTGGGCGCGGCGTATAGTCCGTTCTCGAGCCTGTTGGCCGGCCATGCCAGGCATACCCGTAAGTCGGTATTGCCCGAGCCATATCGCCGCCGCCAGCGCAGTCCCGAATCCGGGCTCAGACCGGCGCTCACGATGTCCCTGGCTGCGACCGAGTCGAGCTCGCCCGGGCGTGGCACTCGTCTGCCGGCCACAATGGCTGAAGTTCCGACCGGGTCTTGAACCAGGCTCTGGCCGAACTCGTTCGAGCCGAAGTCCAGCGTCTCGCGGTCGAGCAGGCTGCCAAGAGAGTCAAACCGCACGAACAGAATGTCGCTGCCGGCGAGCGAGTCGCCGCTGCTCACCGAACCGCAGACCGCAATCCGGCCGGCGCTGTCCAGGCACAAAGCCGACCCCCGGGTGGCCGGGCCAAAGGCGAACTCCTTCTCCCACTTCTTCTCGCCCTGAGCGGAGAACCTAGCCAGCAGCAGTCGAACCGTGTCAGCGGCATTCGAGGCTGAGCAACCCACGCCCACGATGTCGTGATTGGACGCGACCGCGATTGCGGCAAGCGAATCGCGCCTGCCCCGGTCGTACGTCCGGTGCCAAAGCAGCTTGCCGTCCTTGTCATAGCGAAGAAGTTCCCACGTGGTCCCGGAAGGTCCGGCTGAGGTATCGCGACAGATTCCGCCGACGACGATGTCCCGGCCGTCGGCCGCGACCGAACTGCCGAAGTCGCCCCGGCCTGAGTCATAGCGCTGCTGCCAGACGACGTGCGCCTTCCGGGAACAGCCTTGACCCAAGACCAGGACGAGCACAACAAGCACTAATCTACGGTTCACCACTTCACTCCTCCTTGTCTTCTCCTCATTCGGCTAACCGTCAACCGTTAGCCGCACACTCCGCGAACTGAGTCCGGTCCTTGTCCGGACGGTTAGCTGCAAGCCGCAAGCTGTCGGCTGTCATCATCACCCTCCCGACCAAACCGACCATCTTGTCATGCCTCGCCTTGACCGCCATCAATGAAGGGGTTATCCGTCTCAGTTCCAAGTTCCTCTCACCGACTGCCGCCGCGGATCACTGAAATGTCGTACCCGTCCTGGTTCGCGACGTAGATTCGATTCTGTTTAGTGTTGCAGGCCAGAACATGCCAGTCATGTCCGACCGTGTAGGTGCGGAGAATCTCGTTGCTGGCGCCATCAACGACCGCGACCCGGTTGTCGCAAACGCAGTAGACGCAATTGTCAGCAGTATTGTAGCAGATGTTTCTAGTCCCCGCGTAGTCGCTGAAGTTGGCTATGATTCTGTTCGTTGCGGCATCGAGGACTGACAGACCGAGTCTCCCGCCCACGTAGAGCTTGTTGTCCCACGGATTGTAGCACATGGCGTACGCGGGCATGAACCAGCTTGTGTCCACTGCGTTGGTAGTGCCATTTATCACCCTCATCGTCTCCTCTGCGCAGAAGACCTTGTTATCCTTGTAGTCGCAGCAGAGGACGTGCCCGCCAGGACCAATTGGTATCTTCGTGACCAATGCGTGTGTCGCGCCGTCGATGATCGCTAGCTTTCCTCTTTGCTCGGAGGCACAGTAGACTTTGTTGGCCTTGGGATTGCTGCAGAAAGACCAGTCGACCTCGAACGGGACTTCTGCTATCGTGCTGTCGGTGGTGCCGTCCGTCATCACAACTCGGCTGTTAGCCCAAATCTGTTTGAAGGAGTAGACCCAGTTGTTCAGCGAGTCGTACCATACGGGCGAACCTATCATCAGATTCGATATCACCGTGTCGGTCTTGCCGTCGAACACGAGACATCTGGTATCGTACTCACCATCACAATAGGCTTTGTCTTCCCTGGAGTTGTAGCACATCCGCCAGGGGTTTCGACCGTTCTGCACCGTGGCCAGGAAACGGTTGGTCGAGCCGTCCAGCACCACGAGCTCGCCCTCCCTCCGGATGGAGCAGTACAGCTTGTTGTCACGCGGGTTGTAGCAGAGTACGCCCGGATGACGCGCGGTGGGCAACTTCGCTATCACTTCGCCAGACGCAGTCGCCAGCACCACCACGTCGGGTTGGTCGCGGTCAGGATCCAGGCAATAGGCGCGTCTCCTCCGCGAGTCGAAGCAGAAGGCCACAATATCGTGGCGCACGGTGGCGCTCGCCGCAAGCCTATTCGACCTGCCATCAATGATGTCGACCGTTGGTTTGCTTTCTCCCTTGCCGGCTACGGGCACCCTAGAGGAACTCTCAGCAAGGGTGGTTGCGACTCTGCACGCAGCCAGCACTTTGCCACTCGCCGAATCGTAGGAGAGCACCATGGGTCGGCCATGGGTCGCGACGGTGGCGATGACTTTGTCCGTCGCGCCGTCCACGACTGTTACGTTAGAATCGCCGATTTCGTGGAAGGGCCAGCCCTGCGGATACGCGCCATTGGCGAGGTAGATCTTGTTATCGTGCGGGTTGCAGCAGATACCTACCAGGCCGGGACCGACGGCCACGGTGGCCACGACCGCGTTGGTGCTACCATCAATCACGGTAACTGTCTTACTGCCGTAGTTC encodes the following:
- a CDS encoding isoprenylcysteine carboxylmethyltransferase family protein → MYPHRHVLILVAFVAAYGFLEVATLARTRAKVRVASRDWTFYAVTIPGMLSIYVPLVVAFFSRAPVARQFFAVGLILFVCGCIIRIRGVSELAGFFSTDVERREGHALVSRGLHAVIRHPAYLGTILLSFAVPIALRSQLWLFVFPVLTVAGELLRIRKEEAFLIKNLPGYDEYMKKTRRLIPGVY